In one window of Spartinivicinus marinus DNA:
- a CDS encoding substrate-binding periplasmic protein yields MKKYCYFLVIIGIFLNNTSKTQAESTHLTAATLHYPPYEYSEDGTAKGLAIDIIKEIFKRIKPTKKVSFIFYPWARAVSQVKTGQNDILFNAGKNNARQKWGVYANSILILQKYAFFARKGANIRLTQELNGIHNYSVGIRRGYLYGSGSFRKALDDAQFKTVYETDSVEQSVQMLLAGRTDFFIADIIPTQYYLKIQGLSDKLEMVYTPDHKTLIILEWPTYLLFSKKTISSSFVSKVEAILNHMKQDGTYDRIYQNYLIPE; encoded by the coding sequence ATGAAAAAGTACTGTTATTTCTTAGTTATTATCGGAATATTTCTCAATAATACCAGCAAAACACAAGCTGAAAGTACACACTTAACTGCTGCTACACTACATTACCCCCCTTATGAATATAGCGAAGATGGCACTGCCAAAGGGCTTGCCATTGATATTATCAAGGAGATTTTTAAACGAATAAAGCCTACCAAGAAAGTCAGCTTTATTTTTTACCCATGGGCCAGAGCAGTTAGCCAGGTGAAGACTGGACAAAACGATATTCTATTTAATGCTGGTAAAAACAATGCTCGTCAAAAATGGGGAGTCTATGCCAATAGTATTCTAATTTTACAAAAGTATGCTTTTTTTGCTCGTAAAGGGGCTAATATCCGTTTAACCCAGGAGCTTAATGGTATTCATAATTACTCTGTAGGCATTCGTCGAGGTTATTTGTATGGAAGCGGTTCTTTTAGAAAAGCGCTTGATGATGCTCAGTTTAAAACTGTATATGAAACTGACTCTGTAGAACAAAGCGTACAAATGCTACTTGCTGGGAGAACTGATTTTTTTATAGCCGATATTATTCCTACGCAATATTATTTAAAAATACAGGGGCTGAGTGACAAACTGGAAATGGTCTATACACCTGATCATAAAACTCTGATTATACTAGAGTGGCCAACCTATTTGCTGTTCTCTAAAAAAACAATCTCCTCTTCTTTTGTTTCCAAGGTTGAAGCAATATTAAACCATATGAAACAAGATGGAACGTATGACCGCATTTATCAAAACTACCTTATCCCAGAGTAA
- a CDS encoding thymidylate synthase, with amino-acid sequence MKQYLDLMRHVKEHGVYKADRTGTGTYSVFGYQMRFDLAAGFPLVTTKKCHLKSIIHELLWFLRGDTNIKYLQEKGVSIWDEWATAEGELGPVYGKQWRSWEGSHGETIDQIAELVETIKRDPDSRRLLVSAWNPAVLPDTGLKPSENAANGKQALPPCHCLFQFYVANGKLSCQLYQRSADIFLGVPFNIASYSLLTMMIAQVCGLEYGEFVHTLGDAHLYSNHLQQAEEQLAREPFPSPKMKINPQVADIFSFNYDDFELIGYQAHPHIKAVVAV; translated from the coding sequence ATGAAACAGTATTTAGATTTAATGCGCCATGTTAAAGAACATGGTGTTTATAAAGCAGATCGGACTGGTACAGGCACTTACAGCGTTTTTGGATATCAAATGCGCTTTGATTTAGCTGCTGGGTTTCCCTTGGTAACCACAAAAAAATGTCACTTGAAATCGATTATTCATGAGCTGCTTTGGTTTTTACGCGGTGATACTAATATTAAATACCTACAAGAAAAGGGTGTTTCAATTTGGGATGAATGGGCAACTGCCGAAGGTGAGCTTGGCCCTGTTTATGGTAAGCAGTGGCGCTCATGGGAGGGAAGTCATGGAGAAACAATCGATCAAATAGCTGAGTTGGTAGAAACCATCAAGCGTGACCCAGACTCCCGCCGTTTACTGGTTAGTGCTTGGAACCCGGCTGTATTACCTGATACAGGGCTTAAGCCTAGTGAAAATGCTGCAAATGGTAAGCAGGCGCTGCCTCCCTGTCATTGCTTGTTTCAGTTTTATGTGGCAAATGGCAAGTTGTCTTGCCAGCTATATCAGCGCAGTGCTGATATTTTTCTGGGCGTGCCTTTTAATATTGCTTCTTATAGTTTGCTAACCATGATGATTGCTCAGGTATGTGGCCTGGAGTATGGTGAGTTTGTCCATACATTGGGCGATGCCCACTTATATAGTAATCATTTGCAACAGGCAGAAGAACAGCTGGCAAGGGAGCCCTTTCCATCACCAAAAATGAAAATTAATCCACAAGTTGCCGATATATTTTCATTTAACTACGATGACTTTGAGCTGATTGGCTATCAGGCGCATCCACATATAAAGGCTGTGGTTGCTGTTTAG
- a CDS encoding ribonucleotide reductase subunit alpha, translated as MARKQAEPQRLLFVFLKTFLPKDHKDDEANRFHSGQGGALQPIMCVDKTLDELGSFSDLVTESERMEQDWQIVLVASLSGRGGMAPSSDEAEQPLKMMVQTVETGGKLSNFMAFDRNGYPIQFGN; from the coding sequence GTGGCAAGAAAGCAGGCCGAGCCGCAACGTTTACTATTTGTTTTTTTAAAGACATTTCTGCCTAAAGACCATAAGGATGATGAAGCAAATCGCTTTCATTCTGGCCAAGGGGGAGCATTGCAACCAATCATGTGTGTTGACAAAACTTTGGATGAATTGGGTAGTTTTTCTGATTTAGTGACAGAATCAGAAAGGATGGAACAAGATTGGCAAATTGTATTAGTAGCTAGTCTTTCTGGTAGGGGTGGCATGGCTCCGAGTTCCGATGAGGCAGAACAGCCATTAAAGATGATGGTCCAAACTGTAGAAACGGGAGGAAAGCTATCGAATTTTATGGCTTTTGACAGAAATGGTTATCCAATACAGTTTGGCAATTAG
- a CDS encoding DNA-directed RNA polymerase subunit alpha, translating to MDSFVSEFLTPKNIHVQPASATRAKVTLEPLERGFGHTLGNALRRILLSSMPGCAVVEVEIEGVLHEYSAIEGVQEDVIEILLNLKSIAVKMHGRDEVILSLFKKGAGVVTAGDIQLDHDVEIVNPDQVIAHLSGAGELNMKLKVARGRGYEPADAKSGNEYSSRLIGHLQLDATYTPVIRVSFAVENARVEQRTDLDKLVIDLETNGTLDPEEAIRLAATIFQQQLAFFVDLEEIKEPEPEKEDEIDPVLLCCIDVLELSVRASNCLKAENIYYIGDLILRTEVELLKTPNMGKKSCVEIKDALASRGLFLGMRLDNWPPASLKKDDNIKIFKPLFSKY from the coding sequence ATGGATAGTTTTGTATCTGAGTTTCTCACTCCAAAAAATATTCATGTACAGCCAGCCAGTGCTACTCGTGCAAAAGTAACTCTAGAACCATTAGAGCGTGGTTTTGGGCATACTTTGGGTAATGCCCTTCGTCGAATCTTGCTTTCTTCAATGCCTGGTTGTGCAGTTGTTGAAGTGGAAATTGAGGGTGTATTACACGAATATAGTGCGATTGAAGGTGTCCAGGAGGATGTCATTGAGATCCTGCTAAACCTAAAAAGCATAGCTGTAAAAATGCATGGTCGTGATGAAGTGATTCTCTCTTTATTCAAAAAAGGGGCTGGAGTAGTCACTGCCGGTGATATCCAACTTGATCACGATGTTGAAATTGTCAACCCCGACCAAGTCATTGCTCACCTGAGTGGTGCAGGTGAGCTTAATATGAAGCTCAAAGTTGCTCGTGGTCGTGGCTATGAACCTGCTGATGCTAAGTCGGGAAATGAATATAGTAGCCGCTTAATTGGTCATTTACAGCTTGATGCCACATATACTCCAGTTATCCGTGTTTCTTTTGCGGTGGAAAATGCTCGTGTTGAACAAAGAACAGACCTTGATAAACTTGTGATTGATTTAGAAACTAATGGCACATTAGATCCAGAAGAAGCTATTCGTCTAGCTGCAACCATTTTTCAGCAGCAGCTGGCATTTTTTGTTGACTTAGAAGAAATTAAGGAGCCTGAACCAGAAAAAGAGGATGAAATTGATCCAGTTCTTTTATGCTGTATTGATGTTTTAGAGCTTTCCGTACGCGCTTCGAACTGTTTAAAAGCAGAAAATATTTATTACATTGGCGATCTGATTTTACGTACAGAAGTTGAGTTACTAAAAACACCTAATATGGGTAAAAAATCTTGTGTTGAAATTAAAGATGCGCTTGCTTCTAGAGGATTATTTTTAGGTATGCGTTTAGACAATTGGCCTCCTGCTAGTTTAAAAAAAGACGATAATATAAAAATTTTTAAGCCATTATTTTCAAAATATTAA
- a CDS encoding DUF6482 family protein, which produces MKEPRSMYLRKIKSHHLPIHELNIISHEGDIYLAEVRIHDHISVIRDEITDQPVIFHSVNSVKESFQGISIACMNLVHYTPYDEMIGNDTECAGKMVIHSHVA; this is translated from the coding sequence ATGAAGGAGCCTCGTAGCATGTATCTTAGGAAAATAAAGTCTCACCACCTACCTATTCATGAGCTCAACATTATTTCCCATGAAGGGGACATATATTTAGCAGAAGTTCGCATCCATGATCACATCAGTGTCATCCGAGACGAAATAACAGACCAGCCAGTTATTTTTCATAGTGTTAACAGCGTTAAGGAAAGCTTTCAAGGTATTAGTATCGCTTGCATGAACCTTGTGCACTATACGCCTTACGATGAAATGATAGGCAATGATACCGAGTGCGCAGGAAAGATGGTTATACATTCGCATGTAGCATAA
- the lgt gene encoding prolipoprotein diacylglyceryl transferase, with amino-acid sequence MVYTHNIDKVALDLGAVQIHWYGLMYLVGFALAWWLANSRAAKSQGLWNKDQVSDLIFYGALGVVIGGRVGSMLFYYFDDFIARPWMLLKVWEGGMSFHGGLLGVLVAMFVYGRKINKSFFQMTDFIAPLVPLGLGAGRIGNFINGELYGKPTDGSWGVIFPNAGVEPRHPSQLYEFALEGVVLFLILYWFSQKPRPRMAVSGVFLLGYGLFRSLVEFVRLPDDHLQYIAFDWLTMGQILSLPMIILGLVFIILAYQRYPLVNGINSDDQAFLDKHKASA; translated from the coding sequence ATGGTATACACCCATAACATAGATAAGGTTGCATTGGATCTAGGGGCAGTTCAGATACACTGGTATGGCCTTATGTATTTGGTTGGTTTTGCTCTCGCTTGGTGGTTGGCGAATAGCCGAGCAGCAAAATCTCAGGGGCTATGGAACAAAGACCAAGTGTCTGACTTAATTTTCTATGGTGCTTTAGGTGTTGTGATCGGTGGCCGTGTAGGCTCGATGTTGTTTTATTATTTTGACGACTTTATTGCTAGACCATGGATGTTATTAAAAGTGTGGGAAGGTGGAATGTCTTTCCATGGTGGGCTGCTAGGAGTGCTAGTCGCCATGTTTGTTTATGGCCGAAAAATTAATAAATCTTTCTTTCAAATGACAGACTTTATTGCTCCATTGGTGCCTCTGGGGTTAGGTGCTGGCCGGATTGGTAATTTCATTAACGGAGAGTTATATGGCAAACCTACAGATGGTAGTTGGGGAGTTATCTTTCCTAATGCAGGCGTAGAACCCAGGCATCCATCCCAGCTTTATGAGTTTGCCCTAGAGGGTGTCGTATTGTTTTTGATTTTATACTGGTTTTCTCAAAAACCTCGTCCAAGAATGGCGGTGTCAGGGGTATTTTTACTTGGTTATGGCTTATTCCGGTCGTTAGTCGAGTTTGTCCGCCTACCTGATGATCATCTTCAATATATCGCATTTGACTGGCTAACCATGGGGCAAATCTTGTCATTGCCAATGATTATCCTGGGACTGGTCTTTATCATTTTGGCTTACCAGCGCTATCCTTTAGTTAATGGGATCAATAGTGATGACCAAGCTTTTTTAGATAAGCACAAAGCAAGTGCATAG
- a CDS encoding RES family NAD+ phosphorylase, which yields MLKGWRIAAPEYSKTPQEMLSGEEAFLFGGRWNSKGTRVVYFAESLALASMELLVHLKQSDILTQYYKLSVSFDESLAMDLDTDSLPSNWQSYEMEPDTQATGDYWVQNKLSLLLRVPSVIVPEESNYILNPEHPDFDKLDISEIVDFGFDSRLVKK from the coding sequence ATGCTAAAAGGATGGAGAATAGCAGCACCGGAATACTCAAAAACACCACAAGAGATGTTATCAGGCGAAGAGGCCTTTTTATTTGGTGGGCGCTGGAACTCAAAGGGAACAAGAGTTGTATATTTTGCTGAGAGCTTGGCGCTAGCCTCTATGGAATTGTTAGTGCACCTCAAGCAGTCGGATATACTGACACAATATTATAAGCTATCAGTATCGTTTGATGAGTCGTTAGCAATGGATTTAGATACGGATAGTTTACCGTCAAACTGGCAGTCTTACGAAATGGAGCCAGATACACAGGCTACAGGTGATTACTGGGTGCAAAACAAGCTGTCATTGCTGCTTAGGGTGCCGAGCGTAATTGTTCCTGAAGAGTCAAATTACATACTTAATCCAGAGCACCCGGATTTTGATAAGCTTGATATAAGTGAAATTGTTGATTTTGGATTTGATTCTAGATTGGTGAAAAAATGA
- a CDS encoding alpha/beta fold hydrolase, which produces MLKLHHKVLGAGEPLILVHGLFGSLENLGGIAKILAEQFMVYSLDMRNHGRSPHSDRMDHQLMAGDIAHFMDENGIKRAHLLGHSMGGKAVMQLALTNPQYVNKLIVADIAPIKYTARHSDVFAGLQAINPKAIKSRIEADKILQEHIKELPVRSFLLKNLVKNAETGFTWRMNLAALHNQYENIIDGQTFDKPHNGDVLFIKGGNSDYLLPKHREEIITMFPNAQVREIPNTGHWLHAEKPELFCRIVERFLGIN; this is translated from the coding sequence ATGTTGAAACTACATCATAAGGTATTGGGTGCTGGCGAGCCTTTAATATTGGTCCATGGTTTATTCGGTTCGCTGGAAAACCTAGGAGGCATTGCCAAAATTTTAGCTGAACAGTTTATGGTTTATTCTCTTGATATGCGAAATCATGGACGTTCTCCTCACTCTGACAGAATGGATCACCAATTAATGGCGGGTGATATTGCTCACTTTATGGACGAAAATGGGATTAAAAGGGCGCATTTATTAGGGCACTCTATGGGTGGAAAAGCTGTAATGCAACTTGCCTTAACCAACCCTCAGTATGTAAATAAATTGATAGTAGCTGATATCGCGCCAATTAAATATACAGCCAGGCACAGTGATGTATTTGCAGGGTTGCAGGCCATTAACCCAAAAGCGATAAAATCTCGTATTGAAGCAGATAAAATTTTACAGGAGCATATTAAGGAATTGCCGGTAAGAAGCTTTTTGTTGAAAAATCTGGTTAAAAATGCTGAAACAGGCTTTACCTGGCGAATGAACTTAGCTGCTTTACATAATCAATATGAAAATATTATTGATGGGCAAACATTTGATAAGCCTCACAATGGAGATGTATTGTTTATTAAGGGGGGGAATTCTGACTATTTATTACCAAAGCATCGAGAAGAAATTATAACAATGTTCCCAAATGCTCAAGTAAGAGAAATTCCGAACACAGGCCACTGGTTACATGCTGAAAAACCGGAACTATTCTGTCGAATTGTCGAGAGGTTTCTTGGGATTAATTAA
- a CDS encoding cold-shock protein, translating into MSNQKTGTVKWFNESKGFGFIEQQGGPDVFVHYSAIQTSGFKVLNEGQQVEFTQGQGPKGPQAENVVPL; encoded by the coding sequence ATGTCTAATCAAAAAACTGGTACAGTTAAGTGGTTCAACGAATCTAAAGGTTTTGGTTTCATTGAGCAGCAAGGTGGGCCAGACGTTTTCGTTCACTACAGCGCTATCCAGACTTCAGGCTTCAAAGTTCTTAATGAAGGTCAGCAAGTAGAATTCACTCAAGGCCAAGGCCCTAAAGGACCGCAGGCTGAGAATGTAGTGCCTTTATAG
- the parS gene encoding type II RES/Xre toxin-antitoxin system antitoxin has product MTASGRVESGSSKLQFNPAKSLKKSKLIARVIGVDRVKVQTSLLEGLSVKAIADIEKALGIDQKTFLLISGMSKATLSRRKEAGRLTPDESSKVYRFAQLYDLVKAMMLDDDEKARDWLQTPEPLFGGKTPLEYARTEFGAKEVEDLIGRIRHGVFS; this is encoded by the coding sequence ATGACTGCCTCTGGAAGAGTAGAAAGCGGAAGCTCAAAGCTTCAATTTAACCCCGCCAAGTCTCTCAAAAAGAGCAAGCTAATTGCTCGTGTAATTGGCGTTGACCGGGTAAAAGTTCAGACCTCATTGTTAGAAGGCCTTTCAGTAAAGGCTATTGCTGATATTGAAAAGGCGCTAGGAATTGATCAAAAAACTTTCCTGCTAATTTCTGGTATGTCAAAAGCTACCCTAAGCCGTCGAAAAGAAGCAGGACGCCTGACGCCAGATGAATCAAGCAAGGTGTATCGGTTTGCTCAGCTATATGACTTAGTAAAAGCTATGATGCTGGACGACGACGAGAAGGCAAGAGACTGGCTACAGACACCAGAGCCTTTATTTGGTGGTAAAACCCCACTGGAGTATGCCAGAACAGAATTCGGCGCTAAGGAAGTAGAAGACCTTATCGGGCGTATCCGGCATGGGGTGTTTAGTTAA
- a CDS encoding transposase, whose amino-acid sequence MLITPIPHVIKFVQTLNDTLTVSFQSPGLSRIQCRWLTIMLMGIGVTGVFCWAVFERCSLGAFKQDQLRWMFYHSKIAWSLLLQASVRQVLNHYHITRGVLIFDDSDKVRSKRTRRIKGVHKIKHKKSGGYVQGQELVFMLLVTPVATLPIAFRFYTPDPALSAWRQKNKALKRLGIPGKERPKKPKPNPDYPTKQALALEMVEAFSLSFSDIKINAVIADALYSTAEFMDKASIATGGAQVVSQLRSNQLILSQGKKVRLTHYFARQTGVDTKLIIRGQKTQSITMLAARVYVKAHGKKRFVVALKYEGEKNYRYLVASDMSWRHGDIARVYTLRWLVEVFIEDWKQHAGWNRLAKQQGEEGSTRGVIMSLLYDHMLLLHPEQSVRLENKQPGLPVGCLTERIKTEALIKTVEAVVTADEPKQQLKAFTAAIISVLPERRSKKHLAGLDLGKQEPTDSLKYRAAA is encoded by the coding sequence GTGTTGATTACCCCTATTCCCCATGTGATAAAGTTTGTTCAAACTCTAAACGACACCTTGACTGTTTCTTTTCAATCTCCTGGATTAAGTCGTATCCAGTGTCGCTGGTTAACTATTATGCTGATGGGAATTGGTGTCACTGGTGTATTTTGCTGGGCTGTTTTTGAGCGGTGTAGCTTAGGAGCATTCAAGCAGGACCAATTACGTTGGATGTTTTACCATAGTAAAATTGCCTGGTCATTGTTGTTGCAAGCCAGTGTCCGACAAGTACTCAATCACTATCATATTACGAGAGGAGTACTCATTTTTGACGATAGTGATAAAGTCCGCTCCAAGAGAACACGACGTATTAAAGGTGTGCATAAAATAAAACATAAAAAATCCGGCGGCTATGTTCAAGGGCAAGAGCTAGTGTTTATGCTACTGGTGACACCTGTAGCTACCTTACCGATTGCTTTTCGCTTTTATACACCTGATCCAGCGTTAAGTGCTTGGCGTCAGAAAAATAAAGCCCTAAAGAGGCTGGGTATTCCTGGAAAAGAAAGACCCAAAAAACCTAAGCCCAACCCAGATTATCCGACCAAACAAGCTTTAGCACTTGAGATGGTTGAAGCATTTTCATTGTCATTTTCTGATATAAAGATTAATGCGGTCATTGCTGATGCACTGTATAGCACAGCAGAATTCATGGATAAGGCTTCCATTGCGACGGGTGGTGCTCAAGTGGTGAGTCAATTACGCTCCAATCAACTAATCCTTTCCCAAGGAAAAAAAGTACGACTTACACATTACTTTGCACGCCAAACAGGCGTCGATACCAAGTTAATTATCCGAGGCCAAAAAACACAGTCAATCACCATGCTGGCGGCTCGGGTTTATGTGAAAGCCCATGGTAAAAAGCGGTTTGTGGTTGCTTTGAAATATGAGGGAGAAAAAAATTATCGATATCTAGTGGCATCCGACATGTCCTGGCGGCATGGTGATATTGCTAGGGTTTATACATTGAGATGGTTAGTTGAGGTTTTCATTGAGGACTGGAAGCAACATGCTGGCTGGAACCGATTGGCCAAACAACAAGGCGAAGAAGGATCAACGCGAGGCGTGATCATGAGCCTGCTGTACGACCATATGTTACTGCTACATCCAGAGCAATCCGTCCGCCTTGAAAATAAGCAGCCCGGGCTTCCTGTTGGCTGTTTGACTGAGCGAATCAAAACAGAAGCCCTAATAAAAACTGTAGAAGCAGTTGTCACGGCTGATGAACCAAAACAGCAACTGAAAGCCTTTACCGCTGCAATAATCAGTGTGCTTCCTGAGCGCCGCTCGAAAAAGCATTTAGCGGGTTTAGATTTGGGCAAACAAGAGCCCACTGACTCATTAAAATACAGAGCGGCTGCATAA
- a CDS encoding substrate-binding periplasmic protein, translated as MLKHIRIPILSLLLFSPYLVVAEDQPTIIATGDWAPFTGKSLLNGGMLVEVVEAALKQTKHRYKIDYLPWKRAYKSLIEGNIAASFPWMLTEERQKLFSISDSIYKSTERFFVSKNFSIDYKKDQDIKGLRVCLPLGWTQAPIQKFLDKKTLSLYQPKTEEDCFEAITLKRADLYSVNSISGWEAIRKAGLKSSDFKILGPVIRENTFVLLASKEYKNSAELIKDLNEGLRVIKNKGIYQKIVDKHISAIQGK; from the coding sequence ATGCTTAAACACATTCGAATACCTATACTGTCACTGTTATTATTTAGCCCTTATTTAGTAGTAGCAGAAGACCAACCAACTATTATAGCCACTGGGGATTGGGCACCTTTTACCGGCAAAAGTTTGCTAAATGGCGGGATGCTAGTAGAAGTGGTTGAAGCGGCATTAAAGCAAACAAAGCACCGGTATAAGATAGACTACCTACCCTGGAAAAGAGCCTATAAAAGCCTAATAGAAGGTAACATAGCGGCATCCTTCCCATGGATGTTGACTGAAGAGCGTCAAAAGTTATTCAGCATCTCAGATAGCATCTATAAATCAACAGAAAGGTTTTTTGTAAGTAAAAATTTCAGCATAGATTATAAAAAAGATCAGGACATTAAGGGATTGCGTGTATGCTTACCATTAGGTTGGACACAAGCTCCAATTCAAAAATTTTTAGACAAAAAAACTTTAAGTTTATATCAGCCAAAGACAGAAGAAGATTGTTTTGAAGCCATAACTCTAAAACGCGCGGATTTGTATTCTGTCAACTCTATATCAGGATGGGAAGCAATTAGGAAAGCAGGTTTGAAATCAAGTGATTTTAAAATACTAGGACCAGTTATTAGAGAAAATACATTTGTTCTTCTTGCTTCAAAAGAGTATAAAAATAGCGCTGAACTTATAAAAGATCTTAATGAAGGTTTGAGAGTCATTAAAAATAAAGGTATTTATCAAAAAATAGTTGATAAACATATATCTGCTATACAAGGGAAGTAG
- a CDS encoding thermonuclease family protein, with protein sequence MKKYALIVALLPCIAVGKSIKDKEFGTAVVKEVTSIYDGDTFRVNIKGWPNIVGERISIRVKGVDTPEIRGQCEKEKKLARKAKQHTVSLLRSAKKIELRNMQRGKYFRILANVYIDGKSLTDSLIKAKLARPYDGGKRQGWCK encoded by the coding sequence ATGAAAAAATATGCACTAATTGTTGCCCTTTTGCCTTGCATTGCTGTTGGAAAAAGCATCAAAGATAAGGAGTTTGGTACTGCGGTAGTAAAGGAAGTAACCAGTATCTATGATGGCGACACGTTCCGTGTAAATATTAAGGGCTGGCCTAATATTGTTGGTGAGCGTATCTCAATCAGAGTTAAAGGCGTTGATACGCCTGAGATCAGAGGTCAGTGCGAGAAAGAGAAGAAGCTGGCCAGGAAAGCTAAACAACATACTGTTAGCTTGCTGCGCTCAGCTAAAAAGATTGAGTTGCGCAATATGCAGCGGGGGAAGTATTTTAGAATACTGGCGAATGTCTACATAGACGGCAAGAGTCTTACCGATAGCCTGATCAAAGCCAAGCTTGCTAGACCATACGATGGCGGTAAACGACAAGGGTGGTGTAAGTAA
- a CDS encoding response regulator, with amino-acid sequence MARILIVDDSATMIEGHKAILEGLGHTIYSAESGEEGVEKAIEILPDLILMDIVMPKMNGFQATRKITTDDRTKHIPVVILSTKDQKTDILWGKKQGAKGYLIKPADKKELASTIDQLLEESNK; translated from the coding sequence ATGGCAAGAATTTTAATCGTAGATGATTCAGCAACAATGATAGAAGGACATAAAGCAATTCTTGAGGGGCTTGGGCACACTATATATTCAGCCGAAAGCGGTGAAGAGGGTGTTGAAAAAGCAATTGAGATTTTGCCAGACTTGATCCTGATGGACATAGTTATGCCTAAAATGAATGGATTTCAAGCCACGAGAAAAATCACTACAGATGATCGCACCAAACATATTCCAGTAGTGATCCTGTCAACAAAAGATCAGAAAACAGATATCTTGTGGGGTAAGAAGCAAGGAGCCAAAGGGTATTTGATCAAGCCTGCTGACAAAAAGGAGCTAGCAAGCACTATCGACCAACTTTTAGAAGAATCCAACAAGTGA